The Acinetobacter calcoaceticus sequence CATTAGATAAAATCGTTAGTTTATGTAGTTCTATTGATTTAATAAAAATATGGGCCCGAGTATCATCTATAATTTCCGATGTATTTACTGAAGCTCGATGCAACTCTTCAAACGTTAATTTCCAGAAATCAGGGCCAATCAGATGTTTTACACCTAAAGTTTGTATTGCCTGAAGATCATGACTCAATCTCTCGTATTCTTGTCTTATCTTAATGAGTTCATCATTTAACTCTAATAGCTCTTGTTCGCAGATTTTTATCGTTTGATTTCTTAAAGTCTTCTCATAAATTAGATTTTCATACTGTGAAGTGGTTTCTTGCAATGATAAAGTCACCTCATTAATCCGCTTATCATAGATTTCCATGCGGTGAGTCCGATAACCAAATAGTGCAAATAAACGATCCCATAATCGAGGTCCATGTGAAATATGGATTTGCTCTAATATCTGTTGTTTAGACTGCATTAAGATAGACTGATCTTGTAGTTCACTTTGTATTTGATGAAATACATTTTGATGTTCATTTAATTTTTTATTCTTGAGCGTAATCGTTTGCGTTAAGTTTTCTTTCGTCTCCCTACATTCTAAAATCGCCAGTGACGCACGCTCTGCTTTCATTAAAATTGAACGCTTTTGCTCCATTAGTTCAATTAATTCAAGAAGTTCATTCTTTGCTTTATGCCACTCTTGTCGATAAATAGCGGTACGAGGAATAGCATCTTCCAGTATTTGTTTCATCGATACAAATGAATCTTTACTATCCTCATCATCACTCTCAGTAACATGATCTTCTTTAAAAAATGCACGAGCAAAAGATCTACGGTTAGTACTATTACCTAGAGCGGCAGCAATTATCCCCCATGTAGGAATTATTGCTTGATTTTCATCTAGTACTTTTTGACTATCAAATACCCCCTTTATGACCTCGGGAAAATATAAAGAGTTTGATGTGTACTTCTCATCTAATTTACCAAGTGCAGGTAGCTCCTGTGAAATATTTTTTACAGCATTATTATTGTTGCTACTCACAACTATTGAAGTATCACGTACCAACTCCTCTACAATTGGAGAAAACATTCTACCCATGAGTTGAATAGGCTTTTTAAATATAGCATCAGGTGTAGAAAGTGCCGAGATCCGCTTAGCTCTATCAGTAATAACGGTTGCAATAACATCACATAGTAAAGTTGTTTTTCCTGTACCTGGCGGCCCATTTACACCAATAATCCCGTCTTGATTACCCAGTAAATTTCCAATATGAGCAACAACTGCTTGTTGAGCTAGCACTAAAGGTTTATCTGGTGAAGCGGGCCAACGGGTAATAGGTAAATGAGCAGCGCAGACAAGCTTCCCCATAACTTCATGATTTTTTAAAATATCTATTCTTTCATGATGAGTGATGGAGGGTCCAAGATATCTTGTTAAGGCTTGTCCAAATGCGTGATTAGACTTGCTCTTTTTCAGCATTTGATCAAGATCATCTAAATAAAATGAATTAAGGTAATTAACCTCTTGCTCGACATTCTCTATTATTTTTTTTCTTGGCAATTGTTTAGTGACAACTACAAACCGCCAATCTAATCCGACTTGGTCATCTTGATCAAAAATAGATCTAACCAATTCGCTCTCGCCTTCTAGGTCCTTCCAAGAACATCGATATTCATGTTTTAACTGAGATAAGCGATGGCAACGCTGAGCAAACTCCTCTTTTGCTCGAGCAAGTCTTGCATTCAGATCAGTAAGAGGTTCTCCCCGACTTAAAGCTTGAGTCCCATATACGTAACTGGCAGGCATATAACTATCCTCACTTAAACGACCATTTTCGTTTACAGTAAAAGATGCTAACCAACCAGTGCCAGAAATTCGTTCACGTTCTTTATCACTTAGCTCTTGCCTTACAATCTTTCGTAAAACAAGTCGAGTAAGGTCTTCTTGATCAGCAACACCAATATAAACGGTATGCATATACATATGTTTTGATGTTGGTTGATACTCCGCCTTATCCCAAGGTAATTGCTCACCAACCCTTAAAGTTATTATCTTTGTAAATTTATTACTATCTTTTGCTGTTGGAGCCGAAGGGATCGTGAAAATTTCTAAATCGCGCCAAAATGAAAGAATTTGGCTAACTTCAGTACAACTATGATTAATTTTCTTATTATTCATGTAAATTCTCAGTAAACACTTATTTCCCAATTTAACAGCATGGTAGCATTCGTGGTCGACAAGCAAATTAATTCAGCTCTGGAAAAACCCGCGTTGAGTTTGTGCTGTCCATCAATGCGTTGTAAAAAGACTTGGATATTTAAAAGTGTATTTGAAAATTGAAAATACACAGCACGGTGTAGGGAAAGAAAACCCAAACACTCTAAAATCCGATATATGTTATTAAGCATTTTTATTTTAAAACTCAGTCATCATCGACTTCATTCTATAAAAAATAGACAGATTTGTCTATTTTAAAAAAATATTCATAAGCAACTAATTAATAAAATTTTATTTTAAAAAACAATACTCAATTAAAAAACTTACTGATATGATTTATATCAAGAACAGTCGTGATTTAAATATCTAGTAAAAATTAAAAATGATCTTGGCAACAACAATTCTGTTATTTACTGAGGTTTCGAATTTTGCTTTAGATGCAAACAAATGTAAATTCACAAAGTTAAAAATTAGAGTCACTAAAAATGATCAGTTGGAACTTGAATAGTTTAAAAAGTCCAGACCTGATAGGAATGGGTCTTATGAATTCCACAAAACCTAAATTTCTAAGCATTCAACTTAGCCATACAAAATATATCTAATTACGTTTAAAAACACTTACCTACATATAGGTGTTTACCACATTTTAACTTAGGTAAAAATTTGTTGAATTTATAAACGATACATTAAGTTAATTCAAATCATTCAGATGTGGTAATTGCTTCAGAAAATCATTTAATGGCATTGGACAGCCCCATAAATAGCCTTGAAACTCCGTGCAGCCATTGTTTTTAAAAGCGCTAAACTGTTCAGCAGTTTCAATCCCTTCTACTAACACTTGAAGGTTCAAATCTAGTCCAATTTTAATAATACCCGTGACTAATTTATTACTCCGTTTATCATCCAAAGCTGCTTGCACAAAGCTACGATCAATCTTGATTTGTCTAATGGGCATTTTTTGTAAATAGCTTAAAGATGAATACCCCGTACCAAAATCATCAAGAGAAAGCTGAATTCCATGTTTAGACAAGAAATGCATTTTTTCGATGACGCTCACACAATTATTTAAAGCAATACTTTCGGTTATTTCTAATATGAGTTGAGCTGGATTAACTTCATATTTTTGAACCATGGCAATCACGGTCTGCTCAAAGTTTGGTTGCATGAAATGATCAGCACTAATATTAATAGAAAGTGTGAGATCTTTCGTCGCTTCTTTTTCACTCCAATCTTGTAATACTTTAATCCCCTGAACCAATACCCATTCCCCAATTTCAGGTATTAAATCAAAAGTTTCAGCAGCCGGAATAAAATCTTTTGTAGGAATGTATCCCAACACTGGATGATGCCAGCGCAACAAGACTTCTGCCCCGATAATTTTTTCAGAAGAATTCATTTGCGGTTGATAAAAAAGTTCAAATTGTTCTTTGGCCAGTGCTAAGCGTAAGTCTTGCACCATGGTATTTTCTGTTTGTATCTCTAATTGCATGGCATAAATTGAAATACAAATCATGAGGGTAGCAACACATGTCGCGATCCACCCGCCATGATCACGAATATTTTCTGATAAAGGTATTGCACTATCGAGCGTAAAAGAACTTCCACTAAAAAATATAAAGCACGCGATCGATAAGATAATTAAAACGATTTGTAAAAAGCTCGGATCTCGGCGGTAATTTAAATATCCTAATATGGCTCCAGCGGGTAAAAACAAATGAGCTACCCGAGGACGATCCAATGTGGCTACATCAAAAATTAGGCAAAAAACCACAGGAAAAGCCAAAAGAACAATTTGTGATAGAAGAATACCAGCTGAAATTCGACGTATATAAATTAAAAAAAGACTAAATATAGATACTAGTGTAAAAAACACATCCATATAAACAATCAGCCACATTTGTGCAAATGCGAAATATATGGTCCAAAACAAGCAAAAAATAATGCAAATAAAAATATTTGCTTTAGCAGCAATTGTAAGTTGTTGGTCCTTTATAGCACGGTAGTTTTTCTTGTGTTTTTTTAAGTAAGACAAAGCAATCATAAAATCAACCGTAAAATATTTCTTGATGGTTCCCCCATATTGATTATTCATTATCCAATCCAGGATTCAATCAATAAAATTTAATGTCTTACACCTTTGTTATTTATATTATTATTTTTAGATTAGGTGTTTTTTCACTATTGCTAGCAAAGTCCGTTTGTTTAATAAATGTGGTTAAAAAACATCACTTTTCAATGGCCTCTATAATTTAAAGTATAGCCATACAACAATACACGTCTCTACTAGGCTGACACAAGGCTTGGATGCCAAAAGCCAGCTCCCCTTCAACTCTTTTTTTCACGTCATCAAAATGGCTGACTTATCTTTTTTAGTCCTATAAAGAAACCTGTTTCAAGCACTACGATTCATCCATTAGTTCAACCAGCTTCTTACAATATATAGTTTCCATTATTGATATTAAT is a genomic window containing:
- a CDS encoding DEAD/DEAH box helicase, producing MNNKKINHSCTEVSQILSFWRDLEIFTIPSAPTAKDSNKFTKIITLRVGEQLPWDKAEYQPTSKHMYMHTVYIGVADQEDLTRLVLRKIVRQELSDKERERISGTGWLASFTVNENGRLSEDSYMPASYVYGTQALSRGEPLTDLNARLARAKEEFAQRCHRLSQLKHEYRCSWKDLEGESELVRSIFDQDDQVGLDWRFVVVTKQLPRKKIIENVEQEVNYLNSFYLDDLDQMLKKSKSNHAFGQALTRYLGPSITHHERIDILKNHEVMGKLVCAAHLPITRWPASPDKPLVLAQQAVVAHIGNLLGNQDGIIGVNGPPGTGKTTLLCDVIATVITDRAKRISALSTPDAIFKKPIQLMGRMFSPIVEELVRDTSIVVSSNNNNAVKNISQELPALGKLDEKYTSNSLYFPEVIKGVFDSQKVLDENQAIIPTWGIIAAALGNSTNRRSFARAFFKEDHVTESDDEDSKDSFVSMKQILEDAIPRTAIYRQEWHKAKNELLELIELMEQKRSILMKAERASLAILECRETKENLTQTITLKNKKLNEHQNVFHQIQSELQDQSILMQSKQQILEQIHISHGPRLWDRLFALFGYRTHRMEIYDKRINEVTLSLQETTSQYENLIYEKTLRNQTIKICEQELLELNDELIKIRQEYERLSHDLQAIQTLGVKHLIGPDFWKLTFEELHRASVNTSEIIDDTRAHIFIKSIELHKLTILSNAKRFLSNLRMVGQMLSGNAKGLSYEDRPLIWDSLFFVVPVVSTTLASFSRLFAGLGQDSLGWLLIDEAGQATPQSAAGAIWRSKRAILIGDPLQVEPVFTLPDSVVEILRKQHDVDLSWSPVFESVQTLADRITPLGSWIDDGSGDDQSRIWTGMPLRTHRRCDDPMFSIANSIAYAGQMVQGRVDSAGNPKAVDMAYDIGASTWFNVDSIDFTHPVNSEELDVMIYSLRKLEERRKASVDNSKKKIYVISPFRKVIQACKERIKDEGLIGVECGTVHTFQGKEADIVFLVLGTAKERIGEGARAWASSTPNLLNVAVTRAKSRLYIIGNVHTWSKMSYFSTLFDALPVKTITTINKSIELE
- a CDS encoding EAL domain-containing protein; the encoded protein is MKKYFTVDFMIALSYLKKHKKNYRAIKDQQLTIAAKANIFICIIFCLFWTIYFAFAQMWLIVYMDVFFTLVSIFSLFLIYIRRISAGILLSQIVLLAFPVVFCLIFDVATLDRPRVAHLFLPAGAILGYLNYRRDPSFLQIVLIILSIACFIFFSGSSFTLDSAIPLSENIRDHGGWIATCVATLMICISIYAMQLEIQTENTMVQDLRLALAKEQFELFYQPQMNSSEKIIGAEVLLRWHHPVLGYIPTKDFIPAAETFDLIPEIGEWVLVQGIKVLQDWSEKEATKDLTLSINISADHFMQPNFEQTVIAMVQKYEVNPAQLILEITESIALNNCVSVIEKMHFLSKHGIQLSLDDFGTGYSSLSYLQKMPIRQIKIDRSFVQAALDDKRSNKLVTGIIKIGLDLNLQVLVEGIETAEQFSAFKNNGCTEFQGYLWGCPMPLNDFLKQLPHLNDLN